One Aegilops tauschii subsp. strangulata cultivar AL8/78 chromosome 7, Aet v6.0, whole genome shotgun sequence genomic window carries:
- the LOC109770235 gene encoding uncharacterized protein, with the protein MGLIIEAAALISVIQAWVMFMHQRAVRRAGRPLIRYCPLFIREQERTQNLNYIYNCNDVEALWMLRMKRAPFSRLVETFRSRGCYKITSTPRFRVIHNTFRRSMETISRYFKQVLFAIGDLRGEMINIPSGQTPPKICGSPRWYPYFKKFTYVLAGWEGSAHDANILSDSMSRPDGINIPDDKFYFGDVGYACQLGILPPFRKTRYHLNDFSGRNYPRTAQELFNLRHSSLRVTVERAFGALKNRFKILDQKSFHPYSTQVKLVLACCILHNWILQCGFDEHVPEEEEVEPDDVVSSGHGVETFDNDAWKNKRLEWAEAMWLNRGQCRI; encoded by the exons ATGGGGCTGATAATTGAGGCAGCAGCACTAATTAGTGTGATTCAGGCATGGGTCATGTTCATGCACCAGAGAGCTGTTCGTCGTGCTGGAAGACCTTTGATCCGCTATTGTCCATTGTTTATCCGGGAACAGGAGAGGACccaaaatttgaactacatctacaactGCAATGACGTTGAGGCTCTGTGGATGCTTCGAATGAAAAGAGCACCATTTTCCAGGCTTGTCGAGACCTTCAGGAGCAGGGGCTGCTACAAGATAACATCAACACCA AGGTTCAGGGTCATTCACAATACGTTCAGGAGATCAATGGAGACCATCTCTAGGTACTTCAAGCAAGTGCTTTTTGCTATTGGGGATCTTAGAGGAGAGATGATCAATATACCATCTGGCCAGACTCCACCCAAGATCTGCGGAAGCCCAAGATGGTATCCATACTTCAAG AAGTTCACATATGTGCTGGCTGGCTGGGAGGGGTCAGCGCATGATGCTAACATTCTCAGTGACAGCATGAGTCGACCTGATGGGATCAACATCCCCGACGACAAGTTCTACTTTGGAGATGTTGGCTATGCATGTCAGCTGGGTATTCTTCCACCCTTCAGGAAAACCAGGTACCATCTCAACGATTTCTCTGGTAGGAACTATCCTAGGACTGCACAGGAGCTGTTTAATCTCAGACACTCCAGCCTTAGAGTAACTGTTGAGAGGGCATTTGGAGCTCTGAAGAATAGGTTTAAGATCCTGGATCAGAAGTCATTCCACCCATACTCCACTCAGGTTAAGCTTGTTCTTGCTTGTTGCATTCTGCATAATTGGATCCTCCAGTGCGGCTTTGATGAACACGTGCCTGAGGAGGAAGAGGTCGAGCCTGACGATGTTGTTAGCTCCGGCCATGGTGTGGAGACATTTGACAATGACGCTTGGAAGAACAAAAGGTTGGAGTGGGCAGAGGCAATGTGGCTTAACAGAGGTCAGTGCAGGAtttga